Proteins encoded by one window of Oreochromis niloticus isolate F11D_XX linkage group LG17, O_niloticus_UMD_NMBU, whole genome shotgun sequence:
- the msrb3 gene encoding methionine-R-sulfoxide reductase B3 isoform X2 — MLRRLAGAGSSFRRQPLVSVTVLLLLLAGACRTKKTWPLRFTQEELRQRLTPMQYHVTQERGTESAFSGEFTYRTDEGTYTCVVCGSPLFSSNSKFDSGSGWPSFSDLMKEESITKADDFSYGMHRVEATCSQCGAHLGHLFDDGPRPTGKRYCINSASLAFQPKETASSASRGEAEGGAASSSASDEKTEL; from the exons ATGCTCCGAAGACTCGCCGGCGCGGGGAGCTCCTTCCGCCGCCAGCCGCTCGTCAGCGTCACggtcctgctgctgctcctcgcTG GAGCATGTAGGACTAAAAAGACATGGCCGCTGAGGTTCACacaggaggagctgagacagcgCCTCACACCAATGCAGTACCATGTGACCCAGGAAAGAGGAACTGAGAG CGCCTTCAGTGGAGAGTTCACATATCGTACAGATGAAGGGACCTACACCTGTGTTGTCTGTGGGTCCCCCCTGTTCAG TTCCAACTCTAAATTTGACTCTGGATCAG GTTGGCCATCCTTCAGCGACCTCATGAAGGAGGAATCCATTACTAAGGCTGATGACTTCTCCTATGGGATGCACAGAGTAGAGGCTACTTGCAGTCAG TGTGGAGCTCATCTGGGACACCTGTTTGATGATGGTCCGAGACCCACAGGGAAGCGATACTGCATCAATTCTGCCTCACTGGCATTTCAGCCTAAAGAGACCGCGTCCTCTGCCTCCAGGGGTGAAGCTGAGGGTGGAGCTGCCAGTAGCTCTGCGAGCGATGAGAAGACTGAGCTCTGA
- the msrb3 gene encoding methionine-R-sulfoxide reductase B3 isoform X1 — protein sequence MAVLFRRGLFVALHHALGQGSSSVCHPALPAALLGACRTKKTWPLRFTQEELRQRLTPMQYHVTQERGTESAFSGEFTYRTDEGTYTCVVCGSPLFSSNSKFDSGSGWPSFSDLMKEESITKADDFSYGMHRVEATCSQCGAHLGHLFDDGPRPTGKRYCINSASLAFQPKETASSASRGEAEGGAASSSASDEKTEL from the exons ATGGCTGTCCTCTTCAGACGTGGCCTTTTTGTGGCCCTGCATCATGCCCTCGGGCAGGGTAGCAGCTCAGTCTGCCACCCCGCATTGCCTGCTGCTCTTCTAG GAGCATGTAGGACTAAAAAGACATGGCCGCTGAGGTTCACacaggaggagctgagacagcgCCTCACACCAATGCAGTACCATGTGACCCAGGAAAGAGGAACTGAGAG CGCCTTCAGTGGAGAGTTCACATATCGTACAGATGAAGGGACCTACACCTGTGTTGTCTGTGGGTCCCCCCTGTTCAG TTCCAACTCTAAATTTGACTCTGGATCAG GTTGGCCATCCTTCAGCGACCTCATGAAGGAGGAATCCATTACTAAGGCTGATGACTTCTCCTATGGGATGCACAGAGTAGAGGCTACTTGCAGTCAG TGTGGAGCTCATCTGGGACACCTGTTTGATGATGGTCCGAGACCCACAGGGAAGCGATACTGCATCAATTCTGCCTCACTGGCATTTCAGCCTAAAGAGACCGCGTCCTCTGCCTCCAGGGGTGAAGCTGAGGGTGGAGCTGCCAGTAGCTCTGCGAGCGATGAGAAGACTGAGCTCTGA
- the msrb3 gene encoding methionine-R-sulfoxide reductase B3 isoform X3, with the protein MSGFNLLHLITKSQPVALRSCSLPSGACRTKKTWPLRFTQEELRQRLTPMQYHVTQERGTESAFSGEFTYRTDEGTYTCVVCGSPLFSSNSKFDSGSGWPSFSDLMKEESITKADDFSYGMHRVEATCSQCGAHLGHLFDDGPRPTGKRYCINSASLAFQPKETASSASRGEAEGGAASSSASDEKTEL; encoded by the exons ATGTCGGGCTTCAATCTGCTGCATCTAATAACCAAGAGTCAGCCTGTAGCTCTGAGGTCCTGCAGTCTTCCCTCAG GAGCATGTAGGACTAAAAAGACATGGCCGCTGAGGTTCACacaggaggagctgagacagcgCCTCACACCAATGCAGTACCATGTGACCCAGGAAAGAGGAACTGAGAG CGCCTTCAGTGGAGAGTTCACATATCGTACAGATGAAGGGACCTACACCTGTGTTGTCTGTGGGTCCCCCCTGTTCAG TTCCAACTCTAAATTTGACTCTGGATCAG GTTGGCCATCCTTCAGCGACCTCATGAAGGAGGAATCCATTACTAAGGCTGATGACTTCTCCTATGGGATGCACAGAGTAGAGGCTACTTGCAGTCAG TGTGGAGCTCATCTGGGACACCTGTTTGATGATGGTCCGAGACCCACAGGGAAGCGATACTGCATCAATTCTGCCTCACTGGCATTTCAGCCTAAAGAGACCGCGTCCTCTGCCTCCAGGGGTGAAGCTGAGGGTGGAGCTGCCAGTAGCTCTGCGAGCGATGAGAAGACTGAGCTCTGA